One window from the genome of Nicotiana sylvestris chromosome 9, ASM39365v2, whole genome shotgun sequence encodes:
- the LOC138877981 gene encoding uncharacterized protein produces the protein MAQPTNSATGSAMSVHPSKREPQSSTGRGRGRGRGSSSGSNQNRIYALAGRQDQESSLDIVTGMLTICSHNVYALIDAGSTLSCITPFVARKFDIVLEILREPFAVSTPVRELIIARHIYRGCTITVCGRQTSANLVELEMLDFDAIMGMDWLAACYATVDCRAKIARFYFLGEPVLEWVGNTVTPRGRFISYLKARKMIAKGCIYHIVRVKDANAEIPTLQSILVIKEYVDVFPDELPGIPPE, from the coding sequence ATGGCGCAACCAACGAATTCAGCAACAGGATCAGCTATGTCCGTGCATCCTTCAAAGCGTGAGCCTCAGTCTTCGACTGGTAGAGgtcgaggtagaggtagagggtCCAGTTCAGGTAGTAACCAGAATCGTATCTATGCGCTAGCAGgtcgacaggaccaagagtcTTCACTAGACATTGTGacaggtatgttgaccatttgttctcacaatgtttatgccttgatagacgCAGGATCTACCttatcatgtattaccccatttgtcgcGCGAAAATTTGATATAGTGCTTGAAATACTACGTGAACCTTTTGCGGTATCTACACCGGTCAGAGAATTGATTATCGCTAGACACATTTACCGAGGTTGTACGATAACAGTTTGTGGTCGTCAAACCTCAGCCAACCTAGTTGaactagagatgttggatttcgatgctatcatgggcatggactggttggcagcttgttatgccACAGTTGATTGTCGAGCAAAGATAGCTAGATTTTATTTTCTAGGTGAgccagtccttgaatgggtaggtaatacagtGACACCCAGAGgcagatttatttcctatctgaaggcgaggaaaatgatcgcaaaagggtgcatttatcacattgtgcgagttaaagatgcaaatgctgagatacctacacttcagtCTATTCTAGTAATAAAGGAGTACGTGgatgtatttccagatgaacttccaggtattcctccaGAGTGA